GCCCGTCTCCAGTCCTCGATCATTTTTACCAACAACAATTCGGTTGAGTGACCCTTTTTGTAAGCCCACTGTTGAGAATGATCAAGAATATGTTCCGAAATGTGATTTGCAATTGTTGTGGCTACGGAGTGTTCCATCAATTTTTCAGGGACGCATAACGGGGAAATTGGTCCATAATTCTGTTTATCTGATTCATCGTCCTTCTTGAACATGGCCGAAACATTAGCAGTTTTCCAAGAGGTAGGGACAGAATTACGTTCAGCACTCATGGGAAATTGAGATAACAATGATGGAATTACATCTTTTCCTGCATGTGTTCGTAACTTTGGAGAAACATTATCAGGTCCACAAGCTTTGTTGGCTTTCATCTTATCGGTGCTCTCGGCAACACTAGCATGCGATATGGAAATGTTCATTATGCAGGGATTAATTATTGCGGTTGATGTAGATGTTGTTATTCACTTGTCTACAGACGGGAAGATCGCTTGCCAACTTTTCACCGACAGTGGAAAAAGTATTCATTTAGGATCTGCGCTTCTTGTGGTCAGATGTTTGAATTGACCCGACTGATGTCTTTAAACCGAGTATAGGTTGTGACGCTGAACTGTAAGCAGCTTTTTTTAACCAAGTTCCAATATGACCTACAGTCTTTTCCTTCGTCAAATGGATCCGCGTAGAATCTGCTTTTAGCAACTATGACTTCATGCGTAACCCTGTTTCTTAATGTTCGATATTTTGTCCATACTTCTTGATTGTTTGATACTTTTCTTCTAAGAAGAGTTTCGTAACGTAAACTCATCAAATGGCGTATTTGTGGTGTAATCCAAGGTAAGGACTGGCGTCTAACCTTCATCTTGAGGAAGGGCACATGCTTGTTAAATATTTCACCAAAGATGTGTTTCCACGCCCAATAACAATCATCCAGATCGTCGAATACTTCGCATACGGACCAAGGGGCATTCCCCGATGTCCTTAGAAAATTTGGCCCGGTCAAaattttttcaattatttttggaGGGGGCCGCTTGATATTTGTTTGGACAGACGCATGTACAAGCATGTGATCCGAGATTCCAAATTCGATTGTTCTTGTATTTTTGATCATATTACGGTTGCTACATATTGCCAGGTCAATCAAAGTTGACGTATCTTTAGTTACCCTGGTAGGCTTGTCGTTGATAACCATGTAGTCGGATTGAAGCAGCAAATTCTGTGATTTTTGGCCAGAAATTGAGGTAATTAAACCGTCAGTCGAACGAGCACTATCACAGTTTAAATCGTCAGCAATAACCACATTGCGGCTTTTGATCCAAAGTTTCTTCAGTAAATCCTGAAAGcattcaaagaataaaaaacctGAACAAGGTGGTCTATAAAATGCTCATATGATAAAATGGACGAATTTACCATAATCTTAAGCCATATCGCTTCGATATTCTTGGGTCTTAGCCAAGTTGAGCAtataggtaggtaggtagatatactttatttaaatcaaagaaacacgctagccccaacaacactcagctggtttccatggagggcgtgtttgaactagtaatacaagattaataatatcgtaggtctaaaatgataaaaaattcaactatttcaaactaagTACATGATTAATAATATGGTAAGTCTAAAACTACGAAAGTTTAACTATTAATACACTAAGTACAAAGATATTGTAAACCAagtacaagatcaacacatgtgGCATGACATGACACATGTGGCTGTGAATGTCAAACCGGCATACATGCAGCAACACTTTTACCTCGTCGGCCTTATTTCTAAGGCTACGGATAGATAACCACCACGACTTCGGATAAAACGgcacaggacattacaaaataattcaacgtgtgaacgcgtgagccaaagggccactgctggcacgacatctgggtgacccctcaaatagTCTACATGACctcccacttgaaaaaatttactagaatgctgcagttcaataccacccaactcagtgccttctgtttttgtagtagtagcagtagtagtagctttattaataaaaccattgcagccTTACGGCTGAATTACGGATTATTTgcatataataataactataaaaatatataaaaagacaaaagtttaaaatgatGTCAACACTCCTTAAAATCTACAATTATTATAAGTGTATACAAAACCCCAGGTTCGATtattgatttgcataataaaaatttaaaatttacaacgaaGGGCATTCGCAATGACAAAACTAGATTGGTATCGCTTAGTTTTGTACCTTGGGATACTAAACGTACGTTTCTGCCTAAGTGACCTAATTGTTTCATTCATAGGAGGTAACaaaggtttagggttagggttagggttattcGATTGCGAAGGGAGCGGTAGTCCATCATATTTCCCAAGGCCAACGCCTTTTGGCGTCTGTGGATGAGCGATTTTAGAGACGTGGTCACCCATGTGCCTCATTGAGAACCACTGTTCTAGCCTTTAGGGGCATGATCACGGCCAAACCTACCTTAATTACGTTCTCAAGGGTCTCTAACTTTTCCTCACACGAACCGTTACTTGCAACCAATACCTTAATGTTTATATTTTCCAAGTAGGAGCTTAGTGCGGCCTTATTAGAGGCTCGCAGATCCCTGGAAATGATGCGCTGCTTTGCCTTTGCTTGATCAAATCTATCCAGGGGTTGGAGTTCAACCGACAAATGATCCGAAAGACCAAACGCTGGACGCTGAACTGCCGTGTAGTACTCTGACAGGTTGGTAAAAATGCAGTCGAGAGTGCGGGTACCACTGGTCGGGAAATGTACGATCTGCTTGAGTTTGAAAGCGTTTCTAAACCCTAGAGTGTTCAGCCTGTTAAAATCACCAGTAACTAGAAAACCGCAGTTAGAATAGCGGGACTCAATTACAGTCATTGATTCGTACAGGTAATTAAGCATCTCGGTGTCGGAAACCCCTTTATCCGTCTGTGGATGGTAAATCGTCGAGATAACAATAGATGACATTCCTCTCGGGAGACGCGGTGGACGAATTTTAATCCAAATGGCTTCAAGCCTTTCGTCAAAAAGGTCATCAATAACTTCATATTTGATGGAATCCTTGATGTAAATACACACTCCCCCATGTAAATCTTTCGATCGATCTCGGCGAAAAAAATTGTACCCAGATATAGCGAAAGCATTGCTAGATTGATGGTCTCGCAACCATGTCTCAGTTAAAGATGCCAGGTCGTAATTAGCATCAGTAATGGCTTCCCGAACTTCATCAAACTTCGGGGGCAAGGACATAACGTTCGACAGCAAGGCAGAAGGTACAAATACACCGGAGCTAGCATCCATTTTAACCGGGTTGATGGTAGAAACCCGAATACAGTTGTCTAGGTTCCGAACTGATGTTATATTCTTGACTCCTCGGTTCATTGATCTCAGTTGAACTTCAATGTTATGTCGCCTCTTTTCTTCgtaaaataataaatagatttagccaaacctaaaagcggtggagctccctggttatttattcttactgcctgtaggcaGTAACCACttctcgcctcgactagctattgctaactgcgagcagtgcagattgaaaaatgtattatataatgaaattctacaataaacttgaaacttaaacttgaacttgaaacttgtAGGGTGAGTGAAAATataaggtttcgaattgtccgcgttttgatgtttccggttgctgttcaaatgattaaatgattatctttgctttcttctatggaaaaattcattgcctaactagtgaatttcaCGGTACATtctacgctaaaaaccgatatcgcatgaaccacaaagcgatgagtacgatatcgagTGAAATTtcctttggaattcaccagtttggcaatgaatttttcttgaaccgcatgttaaaagaaaacaagcacaccctcagtgagcgaatggaaaagggaaaaagcCTGTCAATAGACAGCGAATAGGGATCACACTAAAATTCgaaaccataaaaaaaaaacgttgtcAGTCCAAggtcaaaaaaagagttttactgatgtactttattccactgtatctctgaaaacaagatcattcacattttgatgtattcattgaaacacaccaggttggcttggtacaagaatcggcaaaatgcggaaatgcaaccaagaaacgacgaacttcaaacaaggtCCGCGCCATCACTTAAATAAACGCTCGCCATATCTTGGGCACAACATTTTTTGTGCAAcgttttggatgttgcatgatggtgtactcgtttggccacgtttaCGCaacagtagggagcttacgaaacgacgacgccgacggcaatgacgacgctacaaaacaataggtttagtgataaaaacaatggctctgcacgctctgcacgtgcgttttacattttggtacatttctttgccgtcatctcctaaatgacgtcgtgaaatgaccaaattcaaggttctgtggaggactttaccacatgacgatgaattttcaattttttctctaCGTTTCCAACCCattcataccagtttaattcctcaacagttaccacacatttttaacgcgaaacgacatgaaataatttcgcgaactcgtatttttaaatgaagtcctcgtagccgtcgtagTCTTCGTTTCGTAAGCTACCTATTGCTGCGCTGGGGTATGCGCGTTAGGTCTacttcttgcgcgccaggggcctggggcacatgaacattgacatgttgcgttgaaaatggtgaaaatgttgcgtgcgtttgggcaccccgttcaacacatgtcgcaacatcatgttgcgagcgtttgccaTGGCCAGGCCTTTAGGTGCTttcacaaacttctgaaaacacattcTAGTGAGacttccccctaattttacgagaaatcattgcgattacgtgtttataacatgtccaaaagagtacagataattgttatttaattccagttgacaacaaaaattcgatttccattcctgaacaaaggaagaaccaattaaaacaccttttaaaaatacgcatccactttaaataacgcatccgtaaaaataacaaacggtttagtgcccaaggaaagaatttgtggagtaacttcttgcgATAAGTATGaactattactggtattctgttttgtcgttgtcgttttctttcgctctcctttcgtgtCTGTTCTAGACATACTACCGAAATCACTAAACTGTTTGCACCCCGAAAAAAATGATCGATCGCATTTGAATTTCGACTTGCTCACGAGACCATTTGGAGCGCCCCGATTTGTGACGTGTCATTCTTGATGTGAGCGAGGCTGTGGGAAAATATAACAGAAACAAACCGCGGCTTGAGAGAAATGTGTGTGAAGAACCTTTCACCGTTTGGAAATATGTGGTCACTGATGGTTGAACGGGGGGGGGAGATGTTTCGACAGAATTCTACCCGGGACGTTTTAGAGATACAGGATTAAAGTACATCAGTGAGTGGACTTACAGTTAAAAAATATGGAAgacgttttgttttgctttgttggtAATGAAGAGATGGGGAAGGTATATGTGGtttctttttactttcttttctcggaaaaatCGGAGAAATAAGACAGGTACCAGACATATCTCGCAGTAAGATAGACAAATTACCAAGCAATTTGACATATAGCAAAAAAGGAGTACGAAACTGATGACAGTTAAGTCAACAATCACTTATTTCACATAAAATCGTTGCTTTGCTAAGCACATACAAATCCTAAGGTGCcttgatagttttttttcccgGCTCTTTCCATGTTCACCGAGATACTACTTCTTCAAGTAAGGATCtttgcagcaaaaaaaaaaaaaacacctttcgTTACGCAGCAACGTACGAAGACAGCGCCATTACAACCTTGCCAAACAACAGGATCAAGCTTTCCTCTCGCAAATCCGTACACCCTAATCCGTAATTTAGCAAAGACACCCGATCCATTTCGCTGCTCGTAACACCCAAACGCTGATTCTTACCGGCTCAAACAAGAAAACCCAAGAAGAAATGAATTTAGACGGCGACTGTTATTCGCAGTCTTTGGACGAAGATCTTAGACTTTTTCAAACTAACGCAAATCGTTTAGGTAAACTGGCTTTTATTAGAATTTCGAGTAGAATAAGCGATTTTTGAAGCAAGCATTCTGCCGGCAGAATGATGCATTTTCGAACAGAATTTGAGCAGAAATTATAAGATAAAATCAGTCGCACTCATGATATGCATAACAGTTGCAAGAATTTTaaactaaataaaaaacaaatgggAAATACTTCGTGTTTGATTTGATTATCATTcttgtcaccagagcctcggatggACCAAAGGCTCTAGGAAACTCtctgtaggagaacatgcgccgtagggttcttgtaGCCAAAATAGACCACTATCGACCACTTTtaaattcttttgtctttatgttaattaaacctactgccctcattttgcaacaaaattcttttgaaatttgctcgtcgtagcgaagCTAGAAAGGCTGAATTACGATTTTGatacatttttaaagaaatatctGATTAGTATTTAGGGGTGGCCATGCTATTTCCCGGCAACACCCACTTCCACAAAGGCCGTCTTTACTCCCCatctccaccccgacagtctgtacgggtgGGCGGGCAGGCGGGCGGacgtacgctgacgtcacaaccaaaatttctcgaatCGGTAGATTACCCAAGATTTCTCACCATGGTTGTCCACTGGCGCGCTTCGTGTGCCTGAGCTCCTTTATAGAGTCCGATGTGCATTCAGAAACTTTCAGCTGCGTCTGGTAATTCTCGCATaccgaaaggaaagaaatgttgGGACTAACTAATTTCAAATCACTGAGGCAGAAAATCCCCACTAACATTATTTAAGACTAATACCCTGTTCACAccaaaaaaacatgtttaattaaacaaagtttaacGAAACCTTAAACATGGTTAACTGATCAACTCGTTCACACCGAACAATAACGCAGCCTCATGTTCATGCTCAGCCTCGCGTTCGTGTAACTGTAATTGACGTAAAATTGttcaacaatgtaaacaaaatggcggatgcgcGAAATATTGcgcttttgttttggaaaacacgGAGAGAAGAAAGCCGAAAAATCGCGGAAAGTCGCGCAAAGCTTGCCAGGAGACAACTCTACCGATACCTCCGCCGCAGATGTCTTGTTTCATctgtatttttattgttgttggcGCGGCAACTATTTCAATGCGCCCCAAGTTTACGTCGAGTTTGGAGTAAAAGCAGGTCTCAGTCCTTTTGGGAGGAGACCTGCCAAGGTTCGAGCGATAATGATTGGGTAGAGAACTTCAGGATGTCGAAGGATTCGTTTGAATATCTGTGCGCTGAACTATCACCCCATATCGCGAAACAGAACACGAACTTTCGTAAAGCCATTGAAGTTCGCCATCGCGTTGCAATTACcccgggggggggactcccatatggaacagacagggatgctcgtcggaaattttaaatttaacccctaaaggagaccatctgggcgtggctcaagctttttgtgacccgtaaaggagaccaatctgggcgtggcttaagcacattttgaccttggcggcctaaaatattggcgctttgcccggaacaccctaagcgagaccaaaatcaagaatttacacccctaagcgagacgacgatcatccccgtctgtttcatatgggagtcccccccccgggGCAATTACTCGCTACAGAACAATTGGAAACTTGCTTGGCGTAGGAAAATCCACCATGTGTACCATCGTGAAACAGGTATGTGAGGTACTTGCAGGTATTCTTCTTCCTCGGTATATTTTCTTTCCGCAAAATCAGCAAGAAGTACAAGATCACATCGATGGTTTTAGAGAACGTACGGGGTTTCCCCAAGTAGACTACTGGCCACTCTTGACGGTTGCCATGTGCCTATCATTGCACCTCTCCAAAGTCCGGAAGATTATGTGAATCGAAAAGGATTCCACGCAGTAACACTCCAGGGATTGGTTGACAGCCACTATCGTTTTGTTGACATTTTTGTTGGATGGCCAGCGAAAGTTCACGACGTGCGCGTATTTACAAATTCACCGCTGTTTTGCCACTGCTGTGCGAGGACTTTCCTACCGCTTCATTTATCTCGAGTCATATCAGGTGTGAGAGTTCCGCCCTTGATAGTTGGAGACCCTGCATATGCGCTCAGTGACTGGCTAATGAAGCCGTATACTGATAATGGAAACTTAACGCGAGAACAAGCGAATTTCAACAAGATCCTCAGCATGACAAGAGTGGTGGTTGAGAATGCCTATGGAAGGCTAAAGGTTAGGTTCAGAAGCATTGCAAAGAGGCTGGACCTTAATGTTGAGACTGTTCGTCTTGTCATTGCTGCTTGTTGCGTGTTGCATAACTTCTGTGAAGTCATGGTGAGGACTTAAATGAGGAGTGGCTGCAAGGTCAGCTGCAAGGTGTACAGCTCCATCTTGGTGTTTTCCCAGTCGACCGAAACCAAGGACAAAACAGGAATGCTGTAGCCATCAGAGAAGCCATCAAGACATCATTATTGTAATTACCGAGCGAATAGCCTCCACGCAGACATTCTTTTGGCTCATGAGGCAATCTCTCCTGACCTCCCCAATAAGGGATTGTGAGCCAAAAGAATGTCTGCCAAAGacaaaaaaacgaaacaaaacaacaactttattgacTAACACAAACTACTGTGCAGACCAGTTTCAAATTTTGCTTATAAAATTGTTGTAGCTGGAAATTCTATGGTCATGCAAGTTTAATTAAAGAACGATTTTAGCTATTACATGTACTATGCGAATCCAAAAACCATGAACACTTCAATAATTTTTGACATTAACATTTTAACTTTGAATTTACCAATCACATGCGagacaaaaccacaaaaatatGCAAACTACACAGTTAATTACCATTAAAGCTGGCAGTTTTCATCTATGCATTGTCTGCATTGAGATCTGATGTATGGCTTTTTCCTTGTAACACATTAACATTCCAGAAATAATTCGAGTGGTCATGGTTTTTGAATTCACATAGTAAAGACGAACTGCGaatttattgaacggcttcaaaaacctCTGATATAGATCTTTTCATTCTTGCAGTGCTATTTAGATTTTGGGTTATCTCGGCCAAGAGAATTGGAATATATGAAAAGGGGCAGGGATGCTTCTCGTCTTGcctaggggtgtaaatttctgAATTTTGATCTTGCTGAGGATGTCCCAGGCAAAACGTCAATAGTGTTAGCTATAATGGTCTCGTTTAGGGCTGAACACGAAGAAATATACAATTAAAAGTTCAATCTTTAGTTTTCTTGGCATCTTTTAGCGTCAAGGAAAGCTTGAGCCACACACAGATTTATGTCATTTAGggattcttttcaaaatttcagaaGGGCATATCTGCCCCTTTCATATAGGACTCCCCCTCAGGTACTCACCTTCTGTAATAGTCTGGATATTTGGTGGGCCTTGTAAATGCTTCTTGTGGCTATAAAACATCTTGCAAGGTCATTATCCTGTACAGAGCATTAATTTTTGCTCTGCACTGCAGTCCATTTGTGTGGGGGAAATCAAATGACAGCAGTCATTGCTTCGTTTTCCTCAACAACTTAACAAAAGTATTATCAGTTTTATGTACAATTATTCAATTGATCAGCTCACAGATAACACACATGactcaaataattatttcaatgtattgcaatattaatttttacttattttaaaatcatACATTGAACTTATAAACAGTTTAAGCTGCTGTAgctgttttgttgcatttgCTTTATAATAATTAAGTATTCTTAAATGAATTAACAATATACAGGAAAAGAGTACTCTATTCTGATTTTCAAATTACAGTGTGGCATGAAAAAATCTACTATTTACTGCATTGAGATGAAATCAAAGACTTAAGACAGGTATAAAAAGTAAACACTACATTCCTGCATTGTTATGGAAAAATACTATACATGAAATA
The Montipora capricornis isolate CH-2021 chromosome 10, ASM3666992v2, whole genome shotgun sequence genome window above contains:
- the LOC138020501 gene encoding uncharacterized protein: MDASSGVFVPSALLSNVMSLPPKFDEVREAITDANYDLASLTETWLRDHQSSNAFAISGYNFFRRDRSKDLHGGVCIYIKDSIKYEVIDDLFDERLEAIWIKIRPPRLPRGMSSIVISTIYHPQTDKGVSDTEMLNYLYESMTVIESRYSNCGFLVTGDFNRLNTLGFRNAFKLKQIVHFPTSGTRTLDCIFTNLSEYYTAVQRPAFGLSDHLSVELQPLDRFDQAKAKQRIISRDLRASNKAALSSYLENINIKVLVASNGSCEEKLETLENVIKDLLKKLWIKSRNVVIADDLNCDSARSTDGLITSISGQKSQNLLLQSDYMVINDKPTRVTKDTSTLIDLAICSNRNMIKNTRTIEFGISDHMLVHASVQTNIKRPPPKIIEKILTGPNFLRTSGNAPWSVCEVFDDLDDCYWAWKHIFGEIFNKHVPFLKMKVRRQSLPWITPQIRHLMSLRYETLLRRKVSNNQEVWTKYRTLRNRVTHEVIVAKSRFYADPFDEGKDCRSYWNLVKKSCLQFSVTTYTRFKDISRVNSNI